Proteins encoded by one window of Aphis gossypii isolate Hap1 chromosome X, ASM2018417v2, whole genome shotgun sequence:
- the LOC114122077 gene encoding uncharacterized protein LOC114122077 yields MLRLNNDSKIQMRLNIQRHRQKLLQCLENSNDTFLKPKIKSVSNNLEKFTLNHNVEPKTAFSTELLSSKLEPTKVTNRKTRSYVQKKQLKSVIAIKEKNLDVLKDVDKKKKKTRTSVTLNQLQPNIKVNIQAKLPISNVKLKPTPICTIDKKDPEPPQPVIKKLKDLLIEELNNSSGSEDIDDDISVGSNEFSVTYSMSDVHDNDSSNLIPVGVEKHYEHKQPPDSDESKKDSSCYSCDSDIAQSDNNHPATRKKSLTRNSREPCKRFKTSRDRNTHNTIEQESRKHVSLGFVILRENLSYLRTNRRIASKLSILLAAKKECKLLRHFESRLIEEKKLLQKANYIFKKRIAELTEMTK; encoded by the exons ATGTTGCGCTTAAACAATGATAGCAAAATACAAATGAGGCTAAATATTCAACGACATCGACAAAAACTTCTTCAGTGTTTAGAAAATagtaatgatacatttttaaaacctaaaatcAAATcagtttcaaataatttagaaaaatttactttaaatcatAATGTTGAACCAAAAACTGCATTTAGTACTGAATTATTAAGCTCCAAACTTGAACCAACTAAGGTTACAAACCGTAAAACTAGATCATATGTTcagaaaaaacaattgaaatctGTGATAgctattaaagaaaaaaatcttgaTGTTTTGAAAGatgttgacaaaaaaaaaaaaaaaaccagaacAAGTGTTACTCTCAATCAACTTCAACCAaacattaaagtaaatatacaagctaaactacctatatcaaatgttaaattaaaaccaacaCCTATTTGTACCATTGATAAGAAAGACCCTGAACCTCCTCAACCTGTGATTAAAAAACTCAAAGATCTGTTAATCGAAGAGCTAAATAATAGTTCAGGTTCAGAAGATATTGATGATGACATTTCTGTTGGAAGTAATGAGTTTTCTGTTACGTATAGTATGAGCGATGTACATGACAATGATAGCAGCAATTTAATCCCTGTTGGAGTAGAAAAACATTATGAACACAAACAACCGCCGGACAGTGATGAAAGTAAAAAGGATT cTTCATGTTATAGCTGTGACAGTGATATCGCTCAATCTGACAACAACCACCCAGCTACCAGAAAGAAAAGTCTAACCAGAAATTCTAGAGAGCCTTGTAAGAGATTTAAAACTTCCCGAGATAGAAATACTCATAATACCATAGAACAAGAATCTCGAAAACATGTTTCCCTAGGTTTTGTTATTCTAAGAGAAAACCTCAGTTATTTGAGGACAAATAGACGTATAGCATCAAAGCTGAGTATTCTTTTGGCTGCTAAAAAAGAATGTAAATTGTTAAGACATTTTGAAAGTAGATtgattgaagaaaaaaaattattgcaaaaagcaaattatatttttaagaaaaggATAGCAGAGTTAACAGAGATGACTAAATAA